A section of the Streptomyces sp. NBC_00102 genome encodes:
- a CDS encoding DUF6480 family protein has product MTTALNPPGETPPAEGCIGEAHQERADGGMWEHPAVWAAVVLVGAVIFAAFFLARIFGWGG; this is encoded by the coding sequence ATGACTACTGCACTGAATCCCCCGGGAGAGACCCCGCCGGCCGAAGGCTGCATCGGCGAGGCGCACCAGGAGCGCGCGGACGGAGGCATGTGGGAGCACCCGGCCGTGTGGGCGGCCGTCGTGCTGGTGGGCGCGGTCATCTTCGCCGCCTTCTTCCTCGCACGGATCTTCGGCTGGGGCGGCTGA
- a CDS encoding MFS transporter, whose product MTDSPANAARLAAPGNKDEGRGKGMALLVITSCQLMVVLDITIVNIALPHIQTSLGFSTENLSWVINAYTLTFGGLLLLGGRLGDILGRRRVFIFGVLLFVFASLLGGLAQESWQLLAARALQGVGGAIASPTALSLITTTFREGPERNRAFGVFAAVSAGGSAIGLLAGGLLVEWLDWRWIFFVNVPIGLLIALATPRYIPESVRHPGHFDLLGALTSTLGMVMLVYGFIRASEDGWSDSITLGAFAAAVVLLAAFIANEQRSKQPITPLWMFRDRNRAGTYGIMLSLSAAMFGMFFFLTLFVQNVLGFSPLRAGLAFLPVSAIIAVGAGIASQLLPKWGPKPFMVTGAVLAAGGLGWLTLTDANSTYLGSLLGPVLVFGFGMGLQFVSLTLMAVSGVRPKEAGAASGILNATQQVGGSLGLSILVTVFGTASRNEATDQIPKFMQEATPAQQLEFRRTGELPPPWGNEVLASGVSAAFIVAAVLAVLAALIALFVIQVRASDRERLQGGAAPAVDEDEGVAPVGTGASGARGGDGTAQPDGMPDDGPSPPGRPAD is encoded by the coding sequence ATGACGGACTCCCCGGCGAATGCCGCACGTCTGGCCGCGCCCGGCAACAAGGACGAAGGCCGCGGCAAAGGGATGGCGCTCCTCGTCATCACCTCGTGCCAGCTCATGGTGGTGCTCGACATCACCATCGTCAACATCGCCCTCCCGCACATCCAGACCTCGCTCGGATTCAGCACCGAGAACCTCTCGTGGGTGATCAACGCCTACACGCTGACGTTCGGCGGTCTGCTCCTGCTGGGCGGACGGCTGGGTGACATCCTCGGACGCCGCAGAGTCTTCATCTTCGGCGTCCTGCTCTTCGTGTTCGCCTCGCTGCTCGGCGGTCTGGCGCAGGAGTCCTGGCAACTGCTCGCCGCCCGTGCCCTCCAGGGCGTCGGCGGCGCCATCGCGTCCCCCACGGCACTGTCACTGATCACCACGACCTTCCGCGAAGGACCCGAGCGGAACAGGGCGTTCGGCGTCTTCGCCGCAGTCTCCGCGGGCGGCAGCGCGATCGGGTTGCTCGCCGGCGGTCTGCTGGTGGAGTGGCTCGACTGGCGGTGGATCTTCTTCGTCAACGTGCCGATCGGCCTCCTGATCGCACTGGCCACCCCCCGCTACATACCGGAGTCCGTACGCCACCCGGGCCACTTCGACCTCCTCGGCGCTCTCACCTCCACACTCGGCATGGTGATGCTCGTCTACGGATTCATCCGGGCGTCGGAGGACGGCTGGAGCGACTCGATCACCCTCGGGGCCTTCGCGGCGGCCGTGGTGCTGCTCGCGGCGTTCATCGCCAACGAGCAGCGGTCGAAACAGCCGATCACCCCGCTGTGGATGTTCCGCGACCGCAACCGCGCGGGCACCTACGGCATCATGCTGTCCCTGTCCGCCGCGATGTTCGGCATGTTCTTCTTCCTGACCCTGTTCGTGCAGAACGTCCTCGGCTTCAGCCCCCTGCGCGCCGGGCTCGCCTTTCTCCCGGTGAGCGCCATCATCGCGGTCGGAGCCGGAATCGCGTCCCAGCTGCTGCCCAAATGGGGGCCGAAACCGTTCATGGTGACGGGCGCCGTGCTGGCGGCGGGGGGACTCGGCTGGCTGACCCTGACCGACGCGAACAGCACCTATCTGGGCAGCCTGCTCGGCCCGGTGCTCGTCTTCGGCTTCGGCATGGGACTCCAGTTCGTGTCACTGACCCTGATGGCAGTCTCCGGTGTCCGCCCCAAGGAAGCGGGAGCGGCCTCCGGCATCCTGAACGCCACCCAGCAGGTCGGCGGTTCGCTCGGACTGTCCATCCTCGTCACGGTCTTCGGCACCGCGAGCCGCAACGAGGCGACCGACCAGATCCCGAAGTTCATGCAGGAGGCGACCCCCGCGCAGCAGCTGGAGTTCCGCCGGACCGGCGAACTCCCGCCGCCCTGGGGCAACGAGGTGCTGGCGTCCGGTGTCTCCGCCGCCTTCATCGTCGCGGCCGTGCTCGCCGTACTCGCCGCGCTGATCGCCCTCTTCGTCATCCAGGTCCGCGCCTCCGACCGCGAACGGCTCCAGGGCGGCGCGGCGCCCGCCGTGGACGAGGACGAGGGCGTTGCCCCGGTCGGTACGGGGGCCTCCGGCGCCCGGGGCGGGGACGGTACGGCCCAGCCGGACGGCATGCCGGACGACGGGCCGTCGCCACCGGGAAGACCGGCGGACTGA
- a CDS encoding SDR family oxidoreductase yields MRDRKPLAGRLAVVTGAARGVGAGVARELAHRGARVALLGREAVALEQVARTLETDAHCFEVDVTDDTAMERVAAEVSARLGRPSVVVANAGVAEGGPFVTSDPVSWRRVVEVNLVGSAVTARAFLPGLLATHGYFLQIASTASFGAAPMMSAYCASKAGVESFAHSLRAELAHRGVGVGVAYLSWTGTDMIRDADRYDVLRELRGHMPPPARRVHPVEQVAGWLVRGVERRSPTVYAPPWLRLAQPVRPLLPQVVTWVSRRQLPRLEERARFEATGLLGAGGQAARRARGQE; encoded by the coding sequence ATGCGCGACAGGAAACCACTGGCAGGGCGGCTCGCGGTCGTCACCGGGGCGGCGCGCGGAGTGGGCGCCGGGGTCGCACGGGAGCTGGCGCACCGGGGAGCACGTGTCGCCCTCCTCGGACGGGAGGCAGTGGCGCTGGAGCAGGTGGCCCGGACTCTGGAGACGGACGCACACTGCTTCGAGGTGGACGTCACGGACGACACGGCCATGGAACGCGTGGCGGCCGAGGTCTCCGCCCGCCTGGGCCGGCCCTCGGTCGTCGTGGCCAACGCCGGGGTGGCCGAGGGCGGCCCCTTCGTCACGTCGGACCCCGTGAGCTGGCGCCGGGTCGTCGAGGTCAACCTCGTCGGCAGTGCCGTCACCGCGCGCGCGTTCCTGCCGGGGCTGCTCGCGACGCACGGCTACTTCCTCCAGATCGCCTCCACGGCCTCGTTCGGCGCGGCACCCATGATGAGCGCCTACTGCGCGTCCAAGGCGGGCGTCGAGTCGTTCGCGCACTCCCTGAGGGCCGAGCTCGCCCACCGCGGGGTGGGCGTCGGCGTCGCCTATCTCAGCTGGACGGGCACCGACATGATCCGCGATGCCGACCGGTACGACGTGCTGCGCGAACTGCGCGGTCACATGCCTCCCCCCGCACGCCGGGTCCACCCGGTGGAGCAGGTGGCCGGCTGGCTGGTGCGCGGCGTCGAACGCCGCTCCCCCACGGTGTACGCGCCGCCGTGGCTGCGGCTGGCGCAGCCCGTGCGCCCCCTCCTGCCGCAGGTGGTCACCTGGGTGTCCCGGCGGCAGCTTCCGCGCCTGGAGGAGCGGGCCCGTTTCGAGGCCACGGGACTGCTGGGCGCGGGCGGGCAGGCCGCGCGAAGGGCGAGAGGGCAGGAGTGA